Proteins encoded in a region of the Planococcus shixiaomingii genome:
- the atpF gene encoding F0F1 ATP synthase subunit B — protein sequence MFFDHLVLGAATEGHAPEFLNTGDILATLVIFIVLMLLLKKFAWGPLMGVMQEREDLIAGEIETAEKSRQESQKLLEEQRNLLKEARTQAQQIVENAKKQGEVSREDIILNARAEAGRIKESAVQEIANEREQALSAVREEVVALSMLAASRVLGKEISEEDNRQLINETIAKAGDVR from the coding sequence GTGTTTTTTGATCATCTTGTACTTGGTGCTGCCACTGAAGGGCATGCTCCTGAGTTTTTGAACACTGGAGACATCCTTGCAACACTTGTCATCTTCATCGTCCTGATGCTATTACTGAAAAAATTCGCATGGGGTCCGTTGATGGGAGTAATGCAAGAACGTGAAGACTTGATTGCTGGTGAAATTGAAACGGCTGAAAAAAGCCGCCAAGAATCACAGAAATTGCTTGAAGAGCAGCGCAACTTATTGAAAGAAGCGCGTACACAGGCTCAACAAATCGTTGAAAATGCTAAAAAACAAGGCGAAGTTTCTCGTGAGGATATCATCTTAAATGCTCGTGCAGAAGCTGGCCGCATAAAAGAATCTGCCGTGCAAGAAATTGCGAACGAAAGAGAACAAGCTCTTTCTGCAGTTCGTGAAGAAGTTGTTGCGTTATCTATGCTGGCCGCATCTAGAGTGCTTGGAAAAGAAATTTCTGAAGAAGACAACCGTCAGTTGATAAACGAAACGATTGCGAAGGCAGGCGACGTACGATGA
- the atpE gene encoding F0F1 ATP synthase subunit C has translation MTGSLGLLAAAIAVGLAALGAGIGNGLIVSKTVEGIARQPEARGVLQTTMFIGVALVEALPIIAVVIAFIVMNQ, from the coding sequence ATGACAGGTTCATTAGGTTTATTAGCAGCAGCAATCGCAGTAGGTTTAGCAGCACTAGGTGCAGGTATTGGTAACGGACTTATCGTTTCTAAAACAGTTGAAGGTATCGCTCGCCAACCAGAAGCTCGTGGAGTACTACAAACAACAATGTTTATCGGGGTTGCATTGGTTGAGGCACTTCCAATCATCGCCGTAGTTATCGCTTTCATCGTAATGAACCAATAG
- the atpB gene encoding F0F1 ATP synthase subunit A, with product MHQLFGLWFNLSNVMMLLVAALIVFLIAFVATRKLSLKPTGMQNFMEWVMDFVKGLIKSNMDWKDGGRFHVLGITLIMFIFVSNMLGLPFSIIVYGEVWWKSPTADPIVTMTLAATVIILSHYYGIKLKGVGQYSADYLKPMPFLFPLKIIEEFANTLTLGLRLYGNIYAGEILLGLLAGLGSASILGFAASILPMMAWQGFSIFIGAIQAFIFVMLTMVYISHKVSDDH from the coding sequence ATGCATCAACTGTTCGGGTTATGGTTTAACTTATCGAACGTTATGATGCTTCTTGTAGCCGCTCTTATCGTGTTCCTAATTGCTTTCGTCGCTACACGGAAACTGTCGCTTAAACCAACAGGCATGCAGAACTTCATGGAGTGGGTAATGGACTTTGTAAAAGGTCTTATCAAAAGCAATATGGACTGGAAAGACGGCGGACGATTCCACGTTCTTGGAATTACGCTGATCATGTTCATTTTCGTATCAAATATGTTGGGATTACCTTTCTCTATCATCGTCTATGGTGAAGTTTGGTGGAAATCGCCAACTGCTGATCCGATTGTGACGATGACGCTGGCCGCAACAGTTATCATTTTGAGCCATTATTACGGCATCAAGTTGAAAGGTGTGGGACAATATAGTGCAGATTATTTGAAGCCTATGCCGTTCTTATTCCCACTCAAAATTATTGAAGAGTTCGCAAATACGCTGACACTCGGTCTGCGTCTTTACGGAAACATTTACGCCGGGGAAATCTTGCTAGGTTTGTTAGCGGGTCTCGGAAGTGCAAGTATTTTAGGATTTGCCGCTTCTATCCTTCCAATGATGGCGTGGCAAGGGTTCTCAATCTTCATCGGGGCAATCCAAGCATTTATTTTCGTTATGTTAACGATGGTTTATATATCGCATAAAGTCAGCGACGACCATTAA
- a CDS encoding ATP synthase subunit I: MDGLKEIYTRLKRMIYFILAALIIGWGFTPYQTIFAGLIIGTLFGIYNMWILVRRMESFDRAVAEGSKVRSLGTALRFGSGVAAVAIAILFAEHIHLISTVIGLMIPYVLLLAERIIYHVKHY; this comes from the coding sequence ATGGATGGACTAAAGGAGATTTATACAAGACTAAAAAGAATGATTTATTTCATCCTTGCGGCACTCATCATCGGCTGGGGGTTCACTCCCTACCAAACGATTTTCGCCGGTCTTATAATCGGAACTTTGTTCGGCATCTACAATATGTGGATTCTGGTTCGCAGGATGGAAAGTTTTGACCGGGCGGTGGCAGAAGGCTCGAAAGTTCGTTCGCTTGGAACGGCATTACGTTTTGGTTCAGGGGTTGCAGCTGTGGCGATTGCTATTTTATTCGCAGAGCACATCCACCTGATCAGTACGGTCATCGGTTTAATGATTCCGTATGTTCTGCTGCTGGCAGAACGAATTATTTATCACGTGAAACACTATTAA
- a CDS encoding AtpZ/AtpI family protein — MRPTKSPLQAMALYSAILSQLVGSVLIGLFTGMWLDEKFGTAPLFLIIGLLTGLAIGVWAMLMTVQKFESGDK; from the coding sequence ATGCGCCCAACAAAAAGTCCCTTACAAGCGATGGCGCTTTATAGTGCCATTCTCTCACAACTTGTCGGGTCCGTACTCATCGGTCTGTTCACAGGTATGTGGCTCGATGAAAAATTCGGAACCGCCCCGCTTTTCTTAATCATCGGCTTGCTCACAGGCTTAGCAATCGGCGTGTGGGCAATGCTCATGACCGTCCAAAAATTCGAATCAGGAGACAAGTAA
- the wecB gene encoding non-hydrolyzing UDP-N-acetylglucosamine 2-epimerase has translation MAKKWKVMTIFGTRPEAIKMAPLVLELQKHPDTIEPLVAVTAQHRQMLDQVLETFGIKPDFDLNIMQDRQTLSDVTIRGLQGLDGVMKEVQPDIVLVHGDTTTTFVASLAAFYNMIAVGHVEAGLRTHNKYSPYPEEMNRQLTGVMADIHFAPTEKAAQNLLAENKSEETIHITGNTAIDALKTTVRKMYSHPILEKIGSDRMILLTAHRRENLGQPMRNMFLAIKRLIEEHDDIQVVYPVHMNPAVREIADEVLGRDPRIHLIEPLEVLDFHNFAARSFIILTDSGGVQEEAPSLGKPVLVLRDTTERPEGIDAGTLKLAGTAEEDIYGLAKELLVDSAAYEKMAQASNPYGDGEASRRIVEALHEYLGKKTRNN, from the coding sequence TTGGCGAAAAAGTGGAAAGTAATGACGATCTTCGGTACCCGCCCGGAAGCTATTAAAATGGCTCCGCTTGTATTGGAACTTCAGAAGCATCCAGACACTATCGAGCCGCTTGTGGCGGTTACAGCACAGCATCGGCAAATGCTCGACCAAGTGTTGGAGACGTTTGGGATTAAGCCGGATTTTGATTTGAATATTATGCAAGACCGGCAGACGCTGAGTGACGTAACGATTCGGGGACTGCAAGGCTTGGATGGGGTCATGAAAGAAGTGCAACCTGATATCGTGCTAGTGCATGGTGATACCACGACAACATTTGTTGCCAGTCTTGCTGCTTTCTACAATATGATTGCTGTCGGCCATGTAGAAGCCGGGCTGCGGACACACAATAAATATTCTCCGTATCCGGAAGAAATGAACCGCCAGTTGACAGGTGTAATGGCGGATATCCATTTTGCACCGACGGAAAAGGCTGCGCAGAATTTGCTTGCGGAAAACAAATCGGAAGAAACCATCCACATCACCGGAAATACGGCGATCGATGCGTTGAAGACAACAGTCCGAAAAATGTATAGCCATCCTATCCTGGAAAAAATCGGTTCGGATCGCATGATTTTATTGACCGCGCACCGGCGTGAGAATTTAGGGCAGCCGATGCGCAATATGTTCCTTGCCATCAAGCGGCTAATAGAAGAGCATGATGATATACAAGTGGTGTATCCTGTGCATATGAATCCGGCTGTGCGGGAAATTGCTGATGAAGTTCTTGGGCGTGACCCGCGCATTCACTTGATCGAACCGCTTGAAGTGCTGGACTTCCACAATTTCGCTGCACGTTCCTTCATTATATTGACGGATTCCGGCGGCGTTCAAGAAGAAGCGCCGTCGCTTGGCAAACCGGTCCTTGTGCTGCGGGATACGACTGAGCGGCCAGAAGGCATCGATGCCGGCACGTTGAAACTGGCCGGCACGGCTGAAGAGGACATTTACGGTTTGGCGAAAGAATTGCTGGTTGATTCAGCGGCGTATGAAAAAATGGCGCAAGCTTCAAATCCTTACGGAGACGGAGAAGCATCTCGCCGTATTGTCGAAGCGCTCCATGAATACTTGGGTAAAAAAACAAGAAATAACTGA
- the upp gene encoding uracil phosphoribosyltransferase has protein sequence MSKVYVFDHPLIQHKLTYIRDKSTGTKEFRELVDEVATLMAFEITRDLPLKEIEVETPVQMATSRVLAGKKLGIVPILRAGIGMVDGILKLIPAAKVGHIGLYRDPVTLQPVEYYLKLPSDVQEREFIVVDPMLATGGSAIEAVNSLKKRGATKIRFMCIIAAPEGVEAFQEAHPDVDLYIAALDEKLNDHGYIVPGLGDAGDRLFGTK, from the coding sequence TTGAGTAAAGTATATGTTTTTGATCATCCGTTGATCCAGCATAAATTGACTTATATTCGTGACAAGTCGACTGGAACAAAAGAATTCCGGGAGTTGGTAGATGAAGTTGCAACGCTGATGGCTTTTGAAATCACGCGTGATTTGCCGTTGAAAGAAATTGAAGTGGAAACACCGGTTCAAATGGCAACTTCCCGCGTACTAGCTGGGAAAAAGCTAGGGATTGTGCCGATTTTGCGTGCTGGAATTGGTATGGTTGACGGAATTCTTAAGTTGATTCCTGCAGCTAAAGTAGGCCATATTGGTCTGTACCGTGACCCGGTAACTTTGCAGCCGGTTGAATATTATTTGAAATTGCCGTCCGACGTGCAAGAACGCGAATTCATCGTGGTAGATCCGATGCTAGCGACAGGTGGTTCTGCCATTGAAGCCGTAAACTCATTGAAAAAGCGCGGGGCTACAAAAATTCGTTTTATGTGCATTATCGCAGCACCGGAAGGCGTAGAAGCATTCCAAGAAGCGCATCCGGATGTTGACTTATACATTGCGGCTTTGGATGAAAAGTTAAATGACCATGGCTATATCGTTCCAGGCCTCGGCGATGCAGGCGACCGTTTATTTGGAACAAAATAA
- a CDS encoding bifunctional diguanylate cyclase/phosphodiesterase, which yields MHTHELNKEKKLIMDWLRRIGVEFHTGFLVVNSSHRDHPIVYANQAFYDMIGYTEEEVFGKNGRFLHGDKTDADVSRQIRKCAESQTAGVFEIVNYKKNGAPFWNEITVQPLPFPEKNLQLTLMLQRDISNRKKSDALIKLQQETYNGIEQGHMLNVLLQKCCDMAESFFQDGTKCTVMLVNDDNHMYVGAGNSMPKEFQEAVNGMLVEETSGTCGPAICFKEPVFVKDMKTDFLWRDFRSLVKHYDLVASWSIPILNSAGQVIGTFVVYFPSPIEPCEKDIDFLKQVATTVALTVKYSQQQVEILKLAYTDKETELPNRHYFRNEVMELLQEKKEGFIAFISADEYVKVVDQYGHGAGDMMIAELGRRFARIRMPHEPLIARFSDSTLALFSMTPLDLIPEYLDMITQATIEPVMVRDLELFATLKIGVAIITPKQQDADELIRYADSALSKAKLRAGESFCYYENEHDEFMMKDLRIANELTAALRRGEIGVHLQPKVDLETREILSFEALARWNSPELGTIAPDVFIPAAEKNGKIRMLEQAVLKRVLVWLKSRKDQGAQMYQVAINVSTDHFFHHSFVPHLVDTMAEYGIEHRWIQLEITERIGFVDIETAHKVFKQLKAYGFASSVDDFGTGYSSLSYLQKLPVSEIKIDRSFISNMHEPATLAIIRTIVQLAENLNLIAVAEGIETESQREILLTLGCKIGQGYLFYRPMPLDEARLL from the coding sequence ATGCACACACATGAATTGAATAAAGAGAAAAAATTAATCATGGATTGGCTGCGCCGCATTGGTGTTGAGTTCCATACTGGGTTTTTAGTAGTTAATTCAAGTCATAGAGACCATCCAATTGTTTACGCGAATCAAGCTTTTTACGATATGATCGGATATACAGAAGAGGAAGTTTTCGGAAAGAACGGCCGCTTTTTGCACGGTGACAAAACAGATGCGGACGTTAGCAGACAAATCAGGAAATGTGCCGAATCACAAACTGCTGGTGTTTTTGAGATTGTCAATTATAAGAAGAATGGCGCTCCATTCTGGAACGAAATTACCGTTCAGCCGCTGCCTTTTCCTGAAAAGAATTTGCAGCTTACACTCATGCTGCAGCGGGACATTTCAAACCGGAAAAAATCAGATGCGCTTATTAAATTGCAGCAGGAAACATATAATGGTATTGAACAAGGCCATATGTTGAATGTCTTGCTGCAAAAATGTTGTGATATGGCAGAGTCATTTTTTCAAGATGGAACGAAATGTACGGTAATGTTGGTAAATGATGATAATCATATGTATGTAGGAGCTGGAAATTCAATGCCGAAAGAATTCCAAGAGGCAGTGAATGGAATGCTTGTAGAAGAGACGAGTGGAACATGTGGACCGGCTATATGCTTTAAAGAACCAGTATTTGTAAAGGACATGAAGACGGACTTTTTGTGGCGTGATTTTCGTAGTTTGGTAAAACATTACGATTTGGTTGCAAGTTGGTCCATTCCAATTTTAAATTCTGCAGGGCAGGTTATCGGAACGTTTGTGGTTTATTTCCCTTCTCCTATAGAGCCCTGTGAAAAAGATATTGATTTTCTTAAACAAGTAGCAACCACCGTGGCACTGACTGTTAAATATTCCCAACAGCAAGTTGAGATTTTAAAACTTGCTTATACCGACAAAGAAACGGAATTGCCGAACCGCCATTATTTCAGAAATGAAGTGATGGAACTTCTCCAAGAAAAAAAAGAGGGCTTTATCGCTTTTATTTCTGCAGATGAATACGTAAAAGTGGTGGATCAATATGGCCACGGGGCAGGAGATATGATGATTGCGGAGTTGGGCAGACGCTTTGCCCGCATTCGGATGCCGCATGAGCCGCTGATTGCCCGGTTCTCAGATTCGACGCTTGCGTTGTTTAGCATGACGCCACTTGATTTAATTCCTGAGTATTTGGATATGATCACCCAAGCTACGATCGAACCGGTTATGGTTCGAGACTTGGAGCTGTTTGCCACGCTGAAAATCGGAGTCGCCATCATTACGCCCAAGCAGCAGGACGCTGATGAATTGATCCGCTATGCTGATAGCGCGTTGTCAAAAGCCAAACTTCGGGCGGGCGAGTCTTTCTGCTATTACGAAAATGAACACGATGAATTCATGATGAAAGATTTGCGAATTGCCAATGAATTGACGGCAGCGTTGCGCCGAGGGGAAATAGGTGTCCATCTTCAGCCCAAAGTGGACTTGGAGACAAGGGAGATTTTAAGCTTTGAAGCATTAGCGCGCTGGAATTCTCCGGAACTTGGTACGATTGCCCCCGATGTCTTCATTCCTGCCGCGGAGAAAAATGGCAAGATCCGAATGTTGGAACAAGCTGTTTTGAAACGGGTGCTTGTATGGCTGAAAAGTCGGAAAGACCAAGGTGCGCAAATGTACCAAGTAGCTATTAATGTATCGACCGATCATTTTTTCCATCACTCGTTTGTTCCGCACTTGGTTGACACAATGGCGGAATATGGCATTGAGCATCGGTGGATCCAATTGGAAATAACGGAACGTATCGGTTTTGTGGATATTGAAACTGCCCATAAAGTGTTCAAACAATTGAAAGCTTATGGCTTTGCAAGCTCGGTGGATGATTTCGGGACCGGTTATTCTTCCCTCAGTTATTTGCAGAAGCTTCCAGTCAGTGAAATTAAAATCGACCGATCTTTTATCTCGAACATGCACGAACCTGCTACGCTTGCCATCATCCGTACCATTGTCCAACTTGCAGAGAACTTGAATTTGATTGCAGTGGCGGAAGGCATAGAAACAGAAAGCCAGCGGGAAATTTTACTTACACTCGGCTGCAAAATCGGCCAAGGTTATTTGTTCTACCGGCCGATGCCTCTTGATGAAGCGCGCCTCTTGTAA
- the glyA gene encoding serine hydroxymethyltransferase: MELIKVQDKAVFEAMEAEKARQEANIELIASENFVSQAVMDAQGSVLTNKYAEGYPGKRYYGGCEYVDIVENIARDRLKEIFGADHANVQPHSGSQANMAVYTAVLKQGDTVLGMNLNHGGHLTHGSRVNFSGMTYNFVEYGVNEETQMIDYDVVREVAIEHQPKLIVVGASAYSRTIDFAKFREIADEVGALLMVDMAHIAGLVATGAHPSPVPHAHFVTSTTHKTLRGPRGGLILCTEEYAKKIDKTIFPGIQGGPLMHVIAAKAVAFGEALEPEFKTYIDQVVKNAKALAEALMEEGIQIVSGGTDNHLLLIDLRSLNMTGKVAEHLLDEVGITTNKNTIPFDPESPFVTSGIRLGTPAVTSRGFKEPEMKEIASIMALLLKNPEDDSVKQEAAARTAKLTASFPLYK, from the coding sequence ATGGAATTGATTAAGGTGCAGGACAAAGCAGTATTTGAAGCAATGGAAGCAGAGAAAGCACGGCAGGAGGCAAACATTGAACTGATTGCCTCAGAGAATTTTGTGTCGCAAGCAGTCATGGATGCCCAAGGGTCAGTGTTGACCAATAAATACGCCGAAGGCTATCCAGGCAAGCGTTATTATGGCGGTTGCGAATACGTGGACATTGTGGAAAATATTGCAAGAGACCGTCTGAAAGAAATTTTTGGGGCGGACCACGCAAACGTTCAACCACACTCTGGATCTCAAGCCAATATGGCCGTTTATACCGCAGTTTTGAAGCAAGGCGATACAGTATTAGGAATGAACTTGAACCACGGCGGGCATTTGACGCACGGCAGCCGAGTAAACTTCAGCGGCATGACGTACAATTTCGTGGAGTACGGTGTCAACGAAGAAACTCAAATGATCGACTATGATGTCGTTCGCGAAGTGGCAATCGAACATCAGCCGAAATTGATTGTTGTAGGAGCCAGTGCGTATTCTCGCACGATCGATTTTGCTAAATTCCGTGAAATCGCAGATGAAGTAGGGGCATTATTGATGGTGGATATGGCCCATATCGCTGGCCTTGTCGCGACTGGTGCACATCCAAGCCCTGTGCCGCATGCTCATTTTGTAACATCTACAACACATAAGACCCTTCGCGGACCTCGCGGCGGATTGATTTTATGCACAGAAGAATATGCGAAAAAAATCGACAAGACGATTTTCCCTGGAATTCAAGGCGGGCCGTTGATGCATGTAATTGCAGCAAAAGCTGTTGCGTTTGGCGAGGCGTTGGAACCGGAATTCAAAACTTATATTGACCAAGTAGTGAAAAACGCCAAAGCGTTGGCCGAAGCATTGATGGAAGAAGGAATTCAAATCGTCTCAGGTGGAACAGATAACCACTTGCTATTGATTGACCTCCGTTCATTGAATATGACCGGCAAAGTAGCCGAACATTTGCTTGACGAAGTCGGCATTACAACAAACAAAAATACTATCCCATTTGATCCGGAAAGCCCATTTGTCACTTCAGGCATTCGATTAGGGACGCCGGCTGTTACATCACGCGGCTTCAAAGAACCGGAAATGAAGGAAATTGCGTCGATTATGGCGCTGCTCTTGAAAAATCCGGAAGACGACAGTGTGAAACAAGAAGCGGCTGCGCGTACTGCAAAGCTGACGGCAAGTTTTCCGTTGTACAAATAA
- a CDS encoding TIGR01440 family protein, giving the protein MQTLWQLQLEETLNELEQQIQFKKGQVFVIGCSTSEIAGKRIGTGGGLDIAESLFPPLEKFAARHKIYLAFQGCEHINRALIVERQAAEKYGWEPVSVIPVPKAGGSMSAYAFMNMKDPVVVEEVQAHAGIDIGQTMIGMHLKRVAVPVRTSVKLIGDAIVSAAKTRPKLIGGERASYTRELIQIQEGFTDGID; this is encoded by the coding sequence ATGCAAACCTTATGGCAATTGCAACTTGAAGAAACTCTAAATGAACTGGAACAGCAGATTCAATTCAAAAAAGGTCAAGTGTTTGTAATCGGCTGCTCCACGTCTGAAATAGCAGGAAAACGCATCGGGACCGGTGGAGGTCTCGATATTGCAGAAAGCTTGTTTCCGCCGCTGGAGAAATTTGCGGCACGGCATAAAATTTATTTGGCCTTTCAAGGCTGTGAACATATAAACCGCGCTTTAATAGTCGAACGGCAAGCGGCAGAAAAATATGGCTGGGAACCGGTCTCGGTCATCCCGGTCCCCAAGGCGGGAGGCTCGATGAGCGCTTACGCCTTTATGAATATGAAAGATCCGGTGGTCGTAGAAGAGGTTCAGGCTCATGCAGGTATTGATATCGGACAGACCATGATTGGCATGCATTTAAAAAGAGTAGCCGTTCCGGTGCGAACTTCTGTTAAACTAATAGGGGATGCGATTGTATCCGCTGCCAAAACCCGGCCGAAGCTGATTGGCGGAGAACGGGCAAGTTACACTCGTGAGCTTATTCAAATACAGGAGGGATTTACGGATGGAATTGATTAA
- the rpiB gene encoding ribose 5-phosphate isomerase B, with the protein MKIAISSDHGGNILRKEIVNLLNELGMDYQDFGPHTDDSVDYPDYAKPVADKVANGEFDRGILICGTGIGMSIAANKVKGIRCALVHDVFSAKATRGHNNSNILAMGERVVGPGLAREIAKTWLTEEFEGGRHQTRVQKVSDLEN; encoded by the coding sequence ATGAAAATCGCTATTTCATCAGACCACGGAGGAAATATCCTGCGTAAAGAAATTGTTAACTTATTAAACGAACTTGGTATGGATTACCAAGATTTTGGTCCACATACAGACGACTCGGTCGATTATCCGGACTATGCAAAACCGGTGGCCGATAAAGTGGCAAACGGTGAATTCGATCGTGGCATTTTAATTTGCGGAACAGGCATCGGCATGTCGATTGCAGCAAATAAAGTCAAAGGCATCCGCTGCGCATTGGTTCATGATGTGTTCAGTGCAAAAGCGACAAGAGGCCATAACAACTCCAATATTTTAGCAATGGGTGAACGGGTCGTCGGCCCAGGACTTGCCCGTGAAATCGCAAAAACTTGGTTAACGGAAGAATTTGAAGGCGGCAGACATCAAACACGTGTCCAAAAAGTTTCTGATTTAGAAAACTGA
- a CDS encoding low molecular weight protein arginine phosphatase produces the protein MKIFFVCTGNTCRSPMAEAILAAKQVSGIEVRSAGIFAGAAPLSRNAQAVLDEQEISFTHTAKPVRPEDVEWATLILTMTAGHRDILMQSYPEAASRIYTLKEFVDGSRADVSDPYGGSLSTYQQTFKELDGLIDKLVGKINEE, from the coding sequence ATGAAAATTTTCTTTGTGTGTACGGGTAATACATGCCGAAGCCCAATGGCGGAAGCAATTTTAGCAGCAAAACAGGTTTCGGGAATCGAGGTCCGTTCTGCAGGTATTTTTGCGGGTGCCGCCCCTTTGTCCAGAAACGCTCAAGCCGTGCTGGACGAACAAGAAATTTCATTTACTCATACAGCTAAACCGGTTAGGCCGGAAGATGTGGAATGGGCGACACTCATATTAACCATGACAGCCGGCCATCGAGACATTTTGATGCAAAGTTATCCGGAAGCGGCAAGCAGAATCTACACGTTGAAAGAATTTGTCGATGGATCAAGAGCGGATGTCTCTGATCCGTACGGAGGTTCGCTATCGACTTATCAGCAAACTTTTAAAGAGCTCGATGGGTTGATAGATAAGCTCGTCGGGAAAATAAACGAGGAATAA
- a CDS encoding L-threonylcarbamoyladenylate synthase yields METKTILVDKDVNKEETYSQAVEMLKNGEIVAFPTETVYGLGAVATDTEAVDKIFKAKGRPADNPLIVHVDSKETALNYVSNVTQKAEKCMDAFWPGALTLILKAKPDLFADNVTAGLETVGIRVPSHPVALNLLRQLKMPLAAPSANTSGKPSPTLAEHVYHDMNGKIPLVLDGGATAIGIESTVLDMTCEPPCILRPGNVTKEQLEEVIGVVRLSTDIQGNAPKSPGMKYMHYAPEAPVYLIEEDVRLIEMAIDHVHNEGKKVAVLSHHEFPSADFDFPLSAATLYGSLRKCDMIDVNIILAAVSANKQKDVAILNRLEKAADHKWFS; encoded by the coding sequence ATGGAAACGAAAACCATTCTTGTGGATAAGGATGTTAATAAAGAAGAAACTTATTCACAAGCTGTGGAAATGTTGAAAAACGGGGAAATTGTCGCTTTTCCTACTGAAACAGTATACGGGTTAGGAGCAGTAGCTACCGACACGGAGGCAGTAGATAAAATATTTAAAGCGAAAGGTCGTCCGGCTGACAATCCACTAATTGTTCATGTGGATTCAAAAGAAACGGCTTTGAATTATGTGTCAAATGTTACTCAAAAAGCGGAAAAATGCATGGATGCTTTTTGGCCCGGAGCATTGACGTTGATTTTGAAGGCAAAGCCGGACCTATTTGCTGACAATGTAACTGCAGGGCTTGAAACTGTTGGAATTCGGGTGCCAAGCCACCCGGTTGCGCTCAATTTGCTAAGACAGTTAAAAATGCCGCTGGCGGCTCCTAGCGCCAATACAAGCGGCAAACCAAGCCCGACTCTGGCTGAGCATGTTTACCATGACATGAATGGAAAAATCCCATTAGTTTTGGACGGAGGAGCCACTGCAATAGGCATTGAATCTACTGTGCTGGACATGACTTGTGAACCGCCCTGCATCTTACGTCCGGGAAACGTCACTAAGGAGCAGCTTGAAGAAGTGATCGGTGTGGTCCGTTTATCAACCGATATTCAAGGGAACGCGCCAAAATCTCCTGGCATGAAGTATATGCATTATGCACCGGAAGCTCCGGTTTATTTGATTGAGGAAGATGTCCGGTTGATTGAAATGGCGATTGACCATGTTCATAACGAAGGGAAAAAGGTGGCGGTGTTAAGCCACCATGAGTTTCCAAGCGCGGATTTCGATTTTCCTCTATCAGCAGCAACGCTTTATGGCAGCCTTCGGAAATGCGACATGATTGATGTCAATATTATTCTGGCGGCCGTATCGGCCAATAAGCAAAAAGATGTTGCCATTTTAAATCGATTGGAAAAGGCGGCTGACCATAAATGGTTCAGCTAA